The Bombus pascuorum chromosome 11, iyBomPasc1.1, whole genome shotgun sequence genome has a window encoding:
- the LOC132911877 gene encoding uncharacterized protein LOC132911877, with protein sequence MKILIPTILFGLLATATCEKETTKNVAAQESNVEKKQEKRGLSHLEGGIEGGDYGGGHEIALSGGHGGGYEGGDYGGGYGGGYSGGSGGGYGGGYDEGGKVKEVTIVKSVKIPYPVEKKVHYPVEKEIPYPVKVPVPQPYPVEKKIPVPVKVLVKVPVHIPQPYPVEKKIPYPVQVPVERPVPYKVYVPQPYPVEKNVPYPVKVPVPQPYPVEKPVPYPVKVVEHVPQPFPVDKPVPYPVNVPIDRPYPVHISKPYPVPVEKPVPVPVEKTVPYPVKVPVERPVGVPVEKPVPVEVKVPIPAPYPVEKHVPVPVEKPVPYAVKVPVERPVAVQVTKPVPVPVAKPVPYPVKVPVPVSVHGHGGGYESGGYESGGYESGGYESGGGYESSYGGH encoded by the exons ATGAAAATTTTG ATTCCTACGATATTGTTTGGCCTACTGGCCACAGCGACGTGCGAGAAGGAAACCACGAAGAACGTGGCAGCCCAAGAATCTAACGTAGAAAAGAAGCAAGAGAAACGAGGACTCAGTCATCTCGAGGGAGGCATCGAAGGCGGTGACTACGGCGGAGGACACGAGATCGCTCTGTCGGGAGGCCACGGCGGTGGATACGAAGGAGGTGACTATGGTGGTGGCTATGGCGGTGGTTATAGCGGTGGTTCTGGCGGAGGATATGGCGGTGGCTACGACGAAGGTGGCAAAGTAAAGGAAGTCACGATCGTAAAGAGCGTGAAGATACCCTATCCGGTCGAGAAGAAGGTTCACTATCCGGTAGAGAAAGAAATACCGTACCCAGTCAAGGTCCCCGTGCCACAACCGTACCCAGTGGAAAAGAAGATCCCGGTACCAGTAAAGGTTCTGGTCAAAGTACCGGTTCATATTCCACAACCCTATCCCGTGGAGAAGAAGATACCGTACCCTGTCCAAGTACCCGTGGAAAGGCCAGTACCGTACAAAGTTTACGTGCCACAACCGTATCCAGTGGAGAAGAATGTACCTTACCCCGTGAAGGTACCTGTACCACAGCCGTACCCCGTCGAGAAGCCTGTACCATACCCCGTGAAAGTCGTGGAACACGTTCCCCAGCCATTCCCTGTCGACAAACCTGTACCGTACCCTGTGAACGTGCCTATTGACCGACCTTATCCCGTTCACATCTCGAAACCGTACCCAGTTCCGGTCGAGAAGCCGGTACCAGTGCCTGTCGAAAAGACTGTACCTTATCCAGTCAAGGTACCCGTAGAGAGACCAGTCGGAGTTCCCGTAGAAAAGCCAGTACCTGTCGAAGTTAAGGTACCCATACCAGCGCCATACCCAGTGGAGAAACATGTACCGGTTCCTGTTGAAAAGCCTGTACCCTACGCGGTTAAAGTACCAGTCGAACGACCAGTAGCAGTTCAAGTTACGAAGCCAGTACCAGTGCCTGTCGCCAAGCCTGTGCCCTATCCAGTTAAGGTACCTGTACCTGTGTCGGTGCACGGTCACGGAGGAGGTTACGAGTCTGGAGGTTACGAATCCGGAGGTTACGAATCCGGAGGTTACGAATCTGGTGGTGGCTACGAGTCTAGTTATGGAGGGCATTAG
- the LOC132912236 gene encoding skin secretory protein xP2-like isoform X1, with protein MDYMRNTAILLIFAVATSSGQRINRKQISISDKCYQAMSTRPREYFKQERNLPVAEEKTSGALEKTDRGPRSAKSVEETYDSYNEPLEDQQAEAENLEEMTVNSSDLENGKRYIPESNDIPAGVPREGQVLGRHVHENVHKMVTVIKKVAMPYPVEKTIRYPVVKNIPYPVKVPVPQPYPVVKKIPYPVEVFVKVPLKIPKPVPVIKEVPYPVQVPVNRPVPFKVYIPDPFPVEKKVHYEVKVPIPEPIPIERKIPVAIKVPVHVPQPYPVEKVVHYPIKIEVEQPIPIPVSKPYPVLVSKPVPYPVDKPVPVPVTVKVPRPVPVTVDKPIPVKVKIPVPAPYPVEKEVPYTVEKPVPVLVKVPIHRPIPIHVTKPVPYSVDKPVPYAVKVPVSVPVEEEKAVDEVKYHD; from the exons ATGGACTACATG AGAAATACGGCAATCTTGTTGATATTCGCCGTGGCAACATCGTCTGGTCAACGTATTAATCGGaaacaaatttcgatttcTGACAAATGTTATCAAGCTATGAGTACACGACCACGGGAGTACTTTAAACAAGAACGGAATCTTCCTGTTGCTGAAGAGAAAACGAGCGGTGCTTTGGAGAAGACAGATCGGGGACCAAGATCCGCAAAGTCGGTAGAGGAAACGT ACGACTCCTACAACGAGCCCTTGGAAGACCAGCAAGCAGAAGCGGAAAATCTCGAAGAAATGACAGTCAACAGCAGCGATCTCGAAAACGGAAAGCGCTACATCCCAGAATCCAACGATATACCAGCCGGAGTACCCCGGGAGGGTCAAGTTCTAGGCCGCCACGTGCACGAGAACGTGCACAAGATGGTAACCGTGATAAAGAAAGTCGCAATGCCCTATCCAGTCGAAAAAACGATACGATATCCCGTCGTCAAGAACATACCGTACCCCGTCAAAGTACCTGTACCACAACCTTACCCAGTCGTAAAGAAAATACCATACCCGGTAGAAGTCTTTGTCAAAGTTCCACTGAAGATACCTAAACCGGTACCGGTGATAAAGGAAGTACCTTATCCGGTCCAAGTACCGGTCAATCGTCCGGTACCTTTCAAGGTTTACATACCTGACCCTTTTCCAGTAGAGAAGAAAGTTCATTATGAAGTTAAGGTACCAATACCCGAACCAATCCCTATCGAACGAAAAATTCCAGTAGCGATAAAAGTACCGGTACACGTTCCTCAACCGTATCCTGTCGAAAAAGTGGTGCATTATCCTATAAAAATCGAGGTGGAACAACCGATACCGATACCGGTATCTAAACCATATCCCGTGCTAGTTTCCAAGCCTGTCCCTTATCCCGTTGATAAACCAGTACCTGTACCTGTGACAGTCAAGGTACCAAGACCTGTACCTGTAACTGTCGATAAACCTATCCCTGTCAAAGTGAAGATTCCGGTACCAGCACCATATCCCGTGGAAAAGGAGGTACCTTATACCGTGGAAAAACCGGTGCCTGTGCTGGTGAAGGTACCGATTCATAGACCTATACCTATACACGTAACGAAACCTGTGCCTTACTCTGTCGACAAGCCTGTTCCCTATGCTGTTAAAGTACCCGTTTCCGTACCAGTAGAAGAGGAAAAGGCCGTGGACGAGGTTAAATATCACGACTGA
- the LOC132912236 gene encoding tetra-peptide repeat homeobox protein 1-like isoform X2, with protein MSTRPREYFKQERNLPVAEEKTSGALEKTDRGPRSAKSVEETYDSYNEPLEDQQAEAENLEEMTVNSSDLENGKRYIPESNDIPAGVPREGQVLGRHVHENVHKMVTVIKKVAMPYPVEKTIRYPVVKNIPYPVKVPVPQPYPVVKKIPYPVEVFVKVPLKIPKPVPVIKEVPYPVQVPVNRPVPFKVYIPDPFPVEKKVHYEVKVPIPEPIPIERKIPVAIKVPVHVPQPYPVEKVVHYPIKIEVEQPIPIPVSKPYPVLVSKPVPYPVDKPVPVPVTVKVPRPVPVTVDKPIPVKVKIPVPAPYPVEKEVPYTVEKPVPVLVKVPIHRPIPIHVTKPVPYSVDKPVPYAVKVPVSVPVEEEKAVDEVKYHD; from the exons ATGAGTACACGACCACGGGAGTACTTTAAACAAGAACGGAATCTTCCTGTTGCTGAAGAGAAAACGAGCGGTGCTTTGGAGAAGACAGATCGGGGACCAAGATCCGCAAAGTCGGTAGAGGAAACGT ACGACTCCTACAACGAGCCCTTGGAAGACCAGCAAGCAGAAGCGGAAAATCTCGAAGAAATGACAGTCAACAGCAGCGATCTCGAAAACGGAAAGCGCTACATCCCAGAATCCAACGATATACCAGCCGGAGTACCCCGGGAGGGTCAAGTTCTAGGCCGCCACGTGCACGAGAACGTGCACAAGATGGTAACCGTGATAAAGAAAGTCGCAATGCCCTATCCAGTCGAAAAAACGATACGATATCCCGTCGTCAAGAACATACCGTACCCCGTCAAAGTACCTGTACCACAACCTTACCCAGTCGTAAAGAAAATACCATACCCGGTAGAAGTCTTTGTCAAAGTTCCACTGAAGATACCTAAACCGGTACCGGTGATAAAGGAAGTACCTTATCCGGTCCAAGTACCGGTCAATCGTCCGGTACCTTTCAAGGTTTACATACCTGACCCTTTTCCAGTAGAGAAGAAAGTTCATTATGAAGTTAAGGTACCAATACCCGAACCAATCCCTATCGAACGAAAAATTCCAGTAGCGATAAAAGTACCGGTACACGTTCCTCAACCGTATCCTGTCGAAAAAGTGGTGCATTATCCTATAAAAATCGAGGTGGAACAACCGATACCGATACCGGTATCTAAACCATATCCCGTGCTAGTTTCCAAGCCTGTCCCTTATCCCGTTGATAAACCAGTACCTGTACCTGTGACAGTCAAGGTACCAAGACCTGTACCTGTAACTGTCGATAAACCTATCCCTGTCAAAGTGAAGATTCCGGTACCAGCACCATATCCCGTGGAAAAGGAGGTACCTTATACCGTGGAAAAACCGGTGCCTGTGCTGGTGAAGGTACCGATTCATAGACCTATACCTATACACGTAACGAAACCTGTGCCTTACTCTGTCGACAAGCCTGTTCCCTATGCTGTTAAAGTACCCGTTTCCGTACCAGTAGAAGAGGAAAAGGCCGTGGACGAGGTTAAATATCACGACTGA
- the LOC132912239 gene encoding uncharacterized protein LOC132912239: MRILVYTTAIALLVSSTWAGEKTSEKAEASVEDNSTKKQEKRGLLGLGYGYSYDGGYDIGSGGHGGLELSGSTGYGGGYGGGYGGYGSYGGYDGGHEHVKTVTVVKNVAVPYPVEKHVPYPVEKPYPVPVKVPVPQPYPVEKPYPVKVLVKVPVHVPQPYPVEKKVPYPVHVPVDRPYPVKVLVPQPYPVEKHVPYPVKVPVPQPYPVEKPVPVPVKVPVHVPAPYPVERLVPVKVPVDRPIHVPVLKPYPVHVDRPVPYPVEKPVPVAVKVPVDRPYPVPVEKPVAVPVKVPVPQPYPVEKPVPYPVERPVPVEVKVPVDRPYPVHIEKPVPYPVEKPVPYPVKVPVAVPVHDVGYSSEWAGGHGYH, from the exons ATGAGAATCCTG GTTTACACGACAGCGATCGCCCTGTTGGTTTCGTCCACGTGGGCCGGGGAGAAGACGTCCGAGAAAGCAGAAGCTTCGGTGGAAGACAATTCCACGAAAAAACAAGAGAAACGCGGCCTGTTGGGTCTCGGTTACGGCTACAGCTACGACGGTGGCTATGACATCGGATCTGGTGGACACGGTGGTCTGGAATTAAGCGGCAGCACCGGCTATGGCGGTGGCTATGGCGGTGGCTATGGTGGCTACGGTAGCTATGGTGGCTACGACGGTGGACACGAACACGTCAAGACCGTGACCGTTGTTAAGAACGTAGCTGTTCCATATCCCGTGGAGAAACACGTGCCTTACCCCGTGGAGAAACCCTACCCAGTCCCCGTGAAGGTTCCAGTACCGCAACCGTACCCGGTGGAAAAGCCTTATCCAGTCAAGGTCCTCGTCAAAGTTCCGGTACACGTACCCCAACCGTACCCCGTGGAGAAGAAGGTTCCATATCCGGTTCACGTACCCGTCGATCGCCCATACCCCGTCAAAGTTTTGGTTCCACAGCCTTACCCCGTGGAGAAACACGTACCATACCCGGTAAAGGTACCAGTGCCACAACCGTATCCAGTCGAGAAACCAGTCCCAGTGCCGGTCAAAGTTCCGGTCCATGTACCAGCTCCCTATCCAGTGGAAAGATTGGTTCCGGTGAAGGTTCCTGTTGATCGTCCGATCCACGTGCCAGTACTCAAACCCTACCCCGTGCACGTCGACAGGCCAGTACCTTATCCAGTGGAAAAACCAGTGCCAGTCGCGGTCAAAGTACCAGTCGACAGACCGTATCCAGTCCCTGTGGAGAAGCCAGTCGCTGTCCCGGTAAAGGTACCGGTACCACAGCCGTATCCCGTCGAGAAGCCAGTACCTTACCCCGTGGAAAGGCCGGTGCCGGTGGAAGTTAAGGTTCCAGTAGACAGACCGTATCCAGTTCACATCGAAAAACCGGTGCCCTACCCGGTCGAGAAACCTGTTCCCTACCCAGTTAAAGTACCAGTAGCAGTTCCGGTACATGACGTTGGTTACAGCAGCGAGTGGGCGGGTGGCCACGGTTATCATTAA